A single window of uncultured Pseudodesulfovibrio sp. DNA harbors:
- a CDS encoding SMR family transporter gives MAPIYLLCAIVATAFAQIIFKYAITKRHKIWLATALLLFCIAPLMSCLALKTLSLSTVYMATGLTYVLVILMAKCFLKEQMTKQKISAMLLIVAGVIVFNI, from the coding sequence ATGGCTCCCATTTATCTATTATGTGCCATCGTCGCCACGGCTTTTGCGCAGATCATCTTTAAATATGCCATAACCAAACGTCACAAAATTTGGCTCGCTACAGCCTTGCTACTCTTTTGTATCGCTCCGCTCATGAGCTGTCTTGCCTTGAAGACTTTGTCTCTTAGTACCGTGTACATGGCTACCGGATTGACATATGTTCTCGTCATATTGATGGCAAAATGCTTTCTGAAAGAACAGATGACTAAACAAAAAATCTCCGCCATGCTTTTGATCGTGGCGGGAGTCATCGTTTTCAATATTTAA
- the rsgA gene encoding ribosome small subunit-dependent GTPase A, producing the protein MTDHNELQSNKSFDPTQLGKLGWNTYFDRQLADMDRGNSHIARVISVQRGQFLVTDGHHERLCSVAGRLLHSKDRDYPITGDWILVDDTIITGVIPRKNILSRGEAGSRGHRTRTAKREQPIAANLDTVFIVCGLDRDFNTRRLERYLTLVHNYGLPPVVVLTKADLHENPESFQQDVESIAFGVPVVLTSMEDGRGKAELECYLKQGQTVAMIGSSGAGKSTLANMLHGSDIQATGAVSNSVGKGRHTTTVREIIRMPQGGLLMDNPGIREIAFHEEGSGIENTFADIEELATMCRFANCSHQQEPDCAVLHAVKTGTLLPERLASFRKMQSEMDYISTRRTKSADRIEKERWRGVSQRIKNMKKDKK; encoded by the coding sequence ATGACAGATCATAACGAATTACAATCAAATAAATCCTTCGATCCGACACAGCTCGGCAAATTGGGATGGAATACATACTTTGACCGTCAACTGGCGGACATGGATAGGGGAAACAGTCACATTGCCCGTGTAATAAGCGTACAGCGTGGACAATTTCTAGTGACAGACGGCCACCACGAACGCCTGTGTTCCGTTGCGGGCAGGCTGCTGCACTCAAAAGACCGGGATTACCCCATTACGGGGGACTGGATATTGGTTGACGACACCATCATTACCGGCGTCATCCCCCGCAAGAATATTCTATCCCGTGGCGAAGCAGGCTCTCGTGGCCACCGGACAAGAACCGCAAAACGCGAACAACCGATTGCCGCCAACCTTGACACAGTCTTCATCGTCTGTGGGCTGGACCGGGACTTCAACACAAGGCGGCTGGAGCGCTACCTGACGCTGGTCCACAACTATGGACTTCCCCCGGTCGTGGTGCTGACGAAAGCTGACCTCCATGAAAACCCGGAATCGTTTCAACAAGACGTTGAAAGCATTGCTTTCGGCGTACCCGTAGTGTTGACATCCATGGAAGATGGAAGAGGTAAGGCCGAACTGGAATGCTACCTCAAACAAGGTCAAACAGTAGCCATGATAGGTTCGTCCGGTGCAGGGAAATCCACCTTGGCGAATATGCTGCACGGCAGCGACATTCAGGCCACCGGCGCAGTCAGTAATAGCGTCGGCAAAGGCCGCCATACAACGACAGTGCGAGAAATTATCCGTATGCCGCAAGGTGGATTGCTTATGGACAACCCCGGCATTCGCGAAATAGCATTCCACGAAGAAGGCAGTGGCATAGAAAACACATTTGCCGACATAGAAGAGTTGGCTACAATGTGCCGCTTTGCCAACTGCTCGCATCAACAAGAACCGGATTGTGCAGTCCTGCATGCCGTCAAAACAGGCACACTTCTGCCAGAGAGACTGGCAAGCTTCCGCAAGATGCAAAGTGAAATGGACTACATTTCGACACGCCGCACCAAAAGTGCAGACCGTATCGAAAAAGAACGTTGGCGAGGCGTCTCCCAACGCATAAAGAACATGAAAAAGGACAAAAAATAA
- a CDS encoding DUF126 domain-containing protein codes for MALTTIECKGIVKGKVAGEILFSRKALSFIGGVDPETGIIQDPLSDQYGQSMAEKILVFPFGKGSSGAGLVLLELARVGKAPKALVNLRTNTVLLTGPLVMREFYKKEMPVVCIDETGMEMLSQAKEATVNSTAGEISFVA; via the coding sequence ATGGCATTAACCACAATTGAGTGCAAAGGTATTGTCAAAGGGAAAGTCGCTGGTGAAATTTTGTTTTCTCGCAAGGCATTGAGCTTTATAGGTGGCGTTGATCCTGAAACCGGGATTATACAGGATCCACTAAGTGATCAATATGGGCAGTCCATGGCTGAAAAAATTCTTGTATTCCCTTTCGGAAAAGGCTCCAGTGGGGCAGGATTGGTATTGCTCGAACTGGCTCGGGTAGGCAAGGCTCCAAAGGCTTTGGTGAATCTTCGTACCAATACGGTTCTTTTAACAGGGCCGTTGGTTATGCGAGAGTTTTATAAAAAGGAAATGCCCGTAGTCTGCATTGATGAGACGGGGATGGAGATGCTGAGTCAAGCGAAAGAGGCCACGGTCAACAGCACTGCTGGTGAGATTAGCTTCGTAGCCTGA
- a CDS encoding linear amide C-N hydrolase: MSHSRFKGTLLLFVALLLAYPHASQACTGMRVIAKDGSVAFGRSLEFGFPSKSDIMVVPRGMTWTASAPEGKDGLQWTNKYAFVGPNAFGLNRPLEGMNEKSLYVAGFWMTTGETDFPKVKPTDYPKAISQLDMCAWVLSNFTTVAEVKKGLSKQKLTGVALEAMHTTPLAHWYVMDKTGKAIVIESIGGKIQFSDNPVGVVTNAPYFGWHLDNLRNYINLHPANVEQFKLGEYTVRPLGEGTGLLGLPGDMTPPSRFVRAAFFANTAIQPADADGAVTLGMNLIANFSIPRGITSSVDSEGKRGYDYTQWTTVYDLSRKALYYRTYINQDYKVIYFDKLPLDGKKQHIIPLWGVKPAYEDVSKNSK, translated from the coding sequence ATGTCGCATTCACGTTTCAAGGGTACCCTGCTCCTGTTCGTAGCCTTATTGCTCGCATACCCGCACGCATCACAGGCCTGCACTGGAATGCGCGTTATCGCCAAGGACGGTTCTGTTGCTTTTGGCCGTTCGCTTGAATTCGGTTTTCCTTCAAAATCCGACATCATGGTTGTCCCGCGCGGCATGACATGGACCGCCTCTGCTCCTGAGGGCAAAGATGGCCTGCAATGGACCAACAAATACGCCTTTGTCGGCCCCAATGCTTTTGGGTTAAATCGCCCCCTTGAAGGCATGAACGAAAAAAGCCTGTATGTCGCCGGGTTTTGGATGACAACCGGAGAAACCGATTTCCCCAAGGTCAAGCCAACTGATTACCCTAAAGCGATTTCCCAATTAGATATGTGCGCATGGGTTCTCAGCAATTTCACGACCGTTGCAGAAGTAAAGAAAGGTCTTTCCAAACAAAAGCTGACCGGCGTGGCTCTTGAAGCCATGCACACCACTCCCCTTGCCCATTGGTATGTGATGGACAAGACCGGTAAGGCAATCGTCATCGAATCCATAGGTGGCAAAATTCAATTCTCTGACAATCCTGTAGGCGTTGTCACCAATGCTCCATATTTTGGTTGGCATCTCGACAACTTGCGCAATTACATCAACTTACACCCCGCAAATGTTGAGCAATTCAAACTCGGAGAGTATACCGTGCGCCCCTTGGGTGAAGGAACCGGCCTTCTCGGATTGCCGGGAGACATGACCCCTCCCTCTCGCTTTGTCAGAGCAGCCTTTTTTGCAAACACCGCTATTCAGCCTGCTGACGCGGACGGCGCTGTCACCTTGGGCATGAACCTGATCGCCAACTTCTCCATTCCCAGGGGGATCACATCATCCGTTGATTCAGAAGGGAAACGCGGCTACGACTATACGCAATGGACAACCGTTTATGACCTGAGCAGAAAGGCATTGTACTACCGGACCTACATCAACCAAGACTATAAGGTCATATACTTTGACAAACTCCCGCTGGATGGGAAAAAGCAACACATTATCCCCTTGTGGGGTGTCAAGCCTGCTTACGAAGACGTCAGCAAAAATAGTAAATAA
- a CDS encoding sulfotransferase, which produces MNQLFIVGAQRSGSTYLYKLFDNHHQIYMAKPIRPEPKFFLDTKRIEKGKIAYEKQYFSDVPSQTLYCGEKSSSYLESATTAQKIHSFYPKAKILVIIRNPILRAWSNYKFSTQNELETLTFEEALDLEPTRLKDAKYTTSVNPFAYRTRGEYMNYISPYVDIFGKKNVNVTILEELTGNIHKIQDLYLWLGVDSTVKPATSNDIINSSDNTNKCLPDKATMQNLAAGFKDSLSRLEAFLDRPITCWREHWSSF; this is translated from the coding sequence ATGAATCAACTGTTCATAGTTGGCGCCCAGCGCTCTGGATCAACCTATTTATACAAGCTCTTTGACAATCATCACCAAATCTACATGGCTAAACCTATCCGGCCTGAACCCAAATTTTTTCTCGATACAAAAAGAATAGAAAAAGGCAAGATTGCATACGAGAAACAGTACTTCTCCGATGTCCCATCCCAAACCTTATATTGCGGAGAAAAGAGTTCTTCATACTTGGAATCAGCAACCACCGCCCAAAAGATTCACTCTTTTTATCCAAAAGCGAAAATTCTGGTTATCATTCGGAACCCTATACTAAGAGCGTGGTCCAACTACAAATTTAGCACCCAAAATGAGTTAGAAACATTGACCTTTGAAGAAGCTCTTGACCTTGAACCGACACGTCTGAAGGACGCCAAGTACACCACGTCCGTCAACCCTTTTGCCTATCGGACAAGAGGGGAATATATGAATTATATTTCACCGTATGTAGACATCTTCGGTAAAAAGAATGTTAATGTAACGATCTTGGAGGAATTAACGGGAAATATTCATAAAATCCAAGATCTTTATTTATGGTTGGGTGTGGACTCAACTGTAAAACCAGCGACATCAAATGATATAATAAATTCATCTGACAACACAAATAAGTGCTTACCAGATAAGGCAACAATGCAGAACCTCGCAGCAGGCTTCAAAGACTCCCTATCTCGATTGGAAGCATTTTTAGACCGTCCCATAACATGTTGGCGGGAACATTGGAGCTCTTTTTGA
- a CDS encoding glycosyltransferase family 2 protein: protein MKNKKFSVVIPVYNSAKVVSLTVERVRAFFLKHDFSFEIILVNDGSPDSSWDVISELAQKHEEVIAINLLKNYGQHNANLCGFRASCGDYLITMDDDLQNPPEEIIKLIETIEQGYDLVIGKFEKKEHSLFRSLGSKTIGHIIRKVFRVKDNLILSNFRIIRRDVVDRVCEDTSVTPYIPGLVLLYSVNRCNVLVKHNAREYGTSNYNLVKLARLVMTILFSHSTIPLRYAAGFGFIASIIIFCLGLFYLINAISSGSGVPGWPTLIVLLSFFSTITITLLSIIGEYIIRLLRETHSSQSYIITKIVGKK from the coding sequence ATGAAAAACAAAAAATTCAGTGTAGTTATTCCTGTATACAACAGTGCCAAGGTCGTTTCTCTCACGGTAGAACGAGTTCGTGCCTTTTTTTTAAAACACGATTTTTCATTCGAAATAATTCTCGTGAATGACGGAAGCCCCGATAGCAGTTGGGATGTTATTTCCGAGCTGGCACAAAAACATGAAGAAGTCATCGCGATTAATCTGTTGAAGAACTATGGGCAGCACAATGCCAACCTGTGCGGTTTTCGTGCCTCATGCGGGGACTACCTCATTACTATGGATGACGATCTGCAAAATCCCCCTGAAGAAATCATCAAACTGATCGAGACCATCGAACAGGGATATGATTTGGTTATCGGCAAATTTGAGAAAAAAGAGCACTCCTTGTTCCGTTCTCTGGGCAGCAAAACCATAGGGCACATTATTCGTAAAGTCTTTCGTGTCAAAGACAATCTCATCCTTAGCAATTTCAGAATAATTCGACGAGATGTTGTTGACCGTGTGTGTGAAGATACATCTGTCACCCCATACATTCCAGGGCTTGTCCTTTTATACTCCGTCAATAGATGCAATGTCCTTGTCAAGCACAATGCCCGTGAATATGGAACCAGCAATTACAACCTCGTTAAGTTGGCAAGACTGGTAATGACCATACTCTTTAGTCATTCCACAATCCCGTTACGCTACGCAGCAGGATTCGGTTTCATAGCATCCATCATAATCTTCTGTCTGGGCCTTTTTTACTTAATTAATGCCATCTCCAGCGGTTCTGGTGTGCCGGGCTGGCCAACGTTAATAGTTCTCCTATCTTTTTTTAGCACCATTACCATCACATTACTTAGCATCATAGGTGAGTACATCATTCGACTACTTCGCGAGACTCACTCTTCCCAAAGTTATATCATCACCAAGATTGTAGGCAAAAAATGA
- a CDS encoding response regulator: MTLRRNGTHLASVRFILLTAAVLFILFGCTPQESAPRAFGGAIDLSSWDFDSNGPVRLFGEWKFLWCGQNGDLCSTRTNGFEKSDRFHVPGLWEGETFQGRVLSPKGNGIYRLRINMPNDHPEQMAVLVAGAMSVCEVWINGTKVAASGTVGKSLKSEIPMRHYVIAECPASGRVMEIELRVSNYHNVQGGLNNDILLGTSHQILDFYTLPRLLGACMASAVCCLSVLYIALFYMRRSGREYLYFGLFCLFWCVAIIFSPSSGFLATILIPSLSWEWYINCSVLPYGVIAPLMLMFYHRLFPKKYGWIMERVYWTIGLLYVAYILMTPPNAYDVVLFSCFLISSFVLVYMFCCFAVDLFRGEKGIGILVVGYIALAFAELVDLLFDLHIINSALLRPLGVFVFIFSYAFYLVFRFSNAFARTEALSEELEATNVRLVQLDRLKDEFLANTTHELKTPLAGMVGIADSLLAGGGRELSDAATRDLKVIVHSGKRLSKLINDVLDLSRLKHRDVVLRVESVQPYVVARRVLALSEALKRNDDMLLINCIPMDFPAVKADSDRFEQILFNLVGNSLKFTEAGHIIVSAEQHEGFAEIVVTDTGVGISTEDQKWIFDAYAQGSESRSGGAGLGLSIAGHLVELHGGALTVVSEEGMGSSFRFSLPLADTFLLSMPPGSVPLVPKPFHSDDSFMEGMSLPVPVTEESLQSHTTSSDGAYKVLVVDDEPVNLQVVASILNLAEISFRTAESGPIALKMIEDGNVPDVVLLDVMMPIMDGYAVCRELRKKYPASILPIVLLTVKNRIEDVVKGFAAGANDYLTKPFSREELGARVATQLKLKKAYVALEENAKLKREVELRRKTESRLRVVQARLAKILDSLEDAIVGVNLSNEITFCNHPFEELTGNVADTLLGQPLASLLVNDEAQQSVALLDSAHFESVSSDMPDLFDDVLLSVSKGRELKVSFWVTGLEVEEESLRLMIVRPAGSMNMDHASSIYTQLQSALNLNRQRSVNLEDVILSLESGDVKNQQAVLDDLKSLDQLLEGMSSRVSFDTVDNKRSLAVTIMRLAIDCWIESTGTTKADMAEQSGLWNVYMERDGYFRTQTLDKYLDETTLPKRPRWKKVLVTAEFVLANCFDDSLLRQKLKGAVDLFKG, from the coding sequence ATGACGCTGCGTAGAAATGGAACACATCTGGCTTCGGTTCGTTTTATTCTTTTGACTGCAGCTGTGTTGTTCATTCTTTTCGGGTGTACTCCGCAAGAGTCGGCTCCGCGGGCTTTCGGTGGTGCCATCGATCTTTCTTCATGGGATTTTGACAGCAATGGTCCTGTGCGTCTTTTTGGGGAGTGGAAGTTTTTGTGGTGTGGGCAGAACGGAGACCTTTGTTCGACACGAACGAATGGCTTTGAGAAAAGTGATCGTTTTCATGTACCTGGCCTGTGGGAGGGAGAAACTTTCCAAGGGCGCGTATTGAGCCCGAAGGGTAACGGGATTTATCGTCTTCGTATTAATATGCCCAACGATCACCCGGAGCAGATGGCTGTTCTGGTTGCTGGAGCCATGTCGGTTTGTGAGGTCTGGATTAACGGGACAAAGGTCGCGGCGAGCGGCACCGTCGGAAAGAGTCTCAAGTCCGAAATCCCCATGCGACATTATGTGATTGCAGAATGCCCAGCATCGGGGCGAGTCATGGAGATCGAACTTCGCGTTTCCAATTATCATAATGTGCAGGGCGGTCTGAATAACGATATACTTCTCGGCACTTCTCACCAAATTCTTGATTTTTATACTTTGCCAAGACTTCTCGGTGCATGCATGGCAAGCGCAGTTTGTTGTCTGAGTGTTTTGTATATTGCCCTTTTTTATATGCGTCGGTCTGGCAGAGAGTATCTTTATTTTGGATTGTTTTGTTTATTCTGGTGCGTTGCGATCATTTTTAGCCCTTCATCCGGGTTCTTGGCGACCATACTGATTCCGTCTCTTTCATGGGAGTGGTATATCAATTGTTCAGTGTTGCCGTACGGGGTGATCGCCCCATTGATGTTGATGTTTTATCATCGACTATTCCCCAAGAAATATGGCTGGATCATGGAGCGTGTATATTGGACCATAGGCCTGCTCTATGTTGCTTATATTCTCATGACGCCTCCCAATGCGTATGATGTCGTTTTGTTTTCATGTTTTTTGATCAGTAGTTTTGTATTGGTTTATATGTTTTGCTGTTTCGCTGTAGATCTCTTTCGTGGTGAAAAGGGAATCGGAATACTTGTTGTCGGCTATATCGCCCTAGCGTTTGCGGAATTGGTTGATCTGCTTTTTGATTTGCACATTATTAATTCAGCCTTACTCCGTCCTCTTGGGGTTTTTGTTTTTATCTTTTCTTATGCCTTTTATCTGGTGTTTCGTTTTTCCAATGCGTTTGCCCGAACGGAGGCACTTTCCGAAGAATTGGAAGCGACCAACGTTCGTCTGGTGCAATTGGACCGATTAAAGGATGAATTTCTTGCTAACACTACGCATGAATTGAAAACGCCATTGGCTGGGATGGTCGGTATCGCCGACTCCCTCCTTGCCGGAGGTGGTAGGGAATTGTCCGATGCGGCAACCAGAGATTTGAAGGTTATTGTTCATAGCGGTAAACGGCTTTCAAAGCTTATTAATGATGTACTTGATCTTTCTCGGTTGAAGCATCGTGATGTAGTTTTGCGGGTCGAATCTGTCCAGCCGTATGTGGTTGCTCGACGAGTACTTGCATTGAGTGAAGCTTTGAAACGTAATGATGACATGTTATTGATCAATTGCATCCCGATGGATTTCCCCGCAGTAAAAGCAGATTCTGATCGTTTTGAACAAATTTTGTTTAACTTGGTTGGAAATAGTCTTAAATTTACCGAAGCTGGTCATATAATTGTTTCAGCGGAGCAGCATGAGGGCTTTGCAGAAATCGTCGTCACTGATACCGGTGTGGGTATCTCTACCGAGGATCAAAAATGGATATTCGATGCATATGCCCAAGGAAGCGAATCTCGTTCCGGGGGGGCAGGGCTTGGACTTTCAATTGCCGGGCATCTCGTGGAACTGCATGGAGGGGCTCTTACAGTTGTCTCTGAAGAGGGGATGGGAAGCTCCTTTCGTTTCTCCCTGCCTTTGGCAGATACCTTTTTACTGAGCATGCCGCCCGGTTCGGTGCCTCTAGTGCCGAAGCCCTTTCATTCTGATGATTCTTTCATGGAAGGAATGAGTTTGCCTGTTCCTGTGACGGAAGAATCTTTACAGAGTCATACAACGTCTTCAGACGGAGCTTATAAAGTTTTGGTGGTGGATGATGAGCCGGTCAATTTGCAGGTTGTCGCATCCATTTTAAATCTTGCCGAGATATCTTTTCGCACGGCCGAAAGCGGTCCCATTGCGTTAAAGATGATTGAAGACGGTAACGTGCCGGATGTGGTGCTGCTGGATGTTATGATGCCGATTATGGACGGGTATGCGGTATGCCGGGAATTGCGAAAGAAATATCCGGCTTCTATTTTACCTATAGTTTTGCTGACTGTGAAAAATCGGATTGAAGATGTCGTCAAAGGCTTTGCAGCCGGTGCGAATGACTATCTTACGAAACCGTTTTCTCGAGAAGAGTTGGGAGCGCGTGTTGCCACGCAACTCAAGTTGAAAAAAGCCTATGTTGCATTGGAAGAGAATGCGAAATTGAAGCGTGAAGTTGAACTTCGACGAAAAACGGAAAGTAGGCTTCGGGTTGTGCAAGCGAGGTTGGCTAAGATTTTGGATTCTTTGGAGGATGCCATTGTCGGTGTGAATTTAAGTAACGAGATAACTTTTTGTAATCACCCCTTTGAAGAGCTTACCGGGAATGTTGCCGACACCTTGCTCGGTCAACCTCTTGCTTCATTGCTGGTTAATGACGAAGCGCAACAGAGTGTGGCCTTGCTTGATTCTGCGCACTTTGAATCGGTGTCGTCGGACATGCCGGATTTGTTCGACGATGTCCTGTTATCCGTTAGCAAAGGTCGTGAACTCAAGGTCTCCTTTTGGGTGACAGGGTTGGAAGTTGAAGAAGAGTCGTTGCGTTTGATGATTGTTCGACCGGCTGGTTCCATGAATATGGATCATGCTTCATCTATTTATACACAATTGCAGAGTGCGTTGAATTTAAACCGGCAACGATCTGTGAATTTGGAGGATGTCATCCTTTCTCTTGAATCGGGTGATGTGAAAAATCAGCAGGCGGTTTTGGATGATTTGAAATCTTTGGACCAGTTGCTTGAAGGAATGAGTTCGCGAGTGTCGTTTGATACGGTTGACAACAAGCGTTCTTTGGCCGTCACAATTATGAGGTTGGCTATTGACTGTTGGATCGAGTCAACTGGCACCACCAAGGCCGACATGGCCGAACAATCTGGCTTGTGGAATGTTTATATGGAGAGAGACGGATATTTTAGAACGCAGACTTTGGATAAATATCTTGATGAAACAACCCTACCTAAGAGACCTCGTTGGAAAAAGGTCCTTGTAACAGCCGAGTTTGTTCTCGCCAATTGTTTCGATGATTCGTTGCTTCGTCAGAAATTGAAGGGGGCTGTGGATCTGTTTAAAGGATGA
- a CDS encoding DapH/DapD/GlmU-related protein, whose amino-acid sequence MNKINQRLYKDHFLKSITNSLYVYLAFLFHTVVNFLPGILRVLCFRPLLKKCGKHVFFDHNIYIKYPWLVTMGDSVVLNRGVEIYNDYFSKSKVLIGSKVRLAPHVKIHGSGHELESGNMHHAGGDIVIKDNVWIGANAIVLAGVTIGEGSVIAAGSVVTKDIPSHVIAAGIPAVIKRKLSDTGK is encoded by the coding sequence ATGAATAAAATTAATCAGCGACTCTACAAAGACCACTTTTTAAAAAGCATTACCAATTCATTATATGTGTATCTCGCATTCCTCTTCCATACTGTCGTCAACTTCCTACCTGGCATACTCAGAGTCTTATGCTTCAGGCCCTTATTAAAGAAGTGTGGCAAACATGTTTTTTTCGATCACAATATTTACATTAAATATCCATGGCTTGTAACAATGGGAGACTCCGTCGTACTAAACCGCGGAGTCGAAATATATAATGACTACTTCAGCAAATCAAAAGTTCTCATAGGTTCAAAAGTCCGGTTGGCACCTCATGTCAAAATTCACGGTTCAGGCCATGAACTTGAATCCGGAAACATGCACCATGCAGGAGGCGACATCGTTATCAAAGATAATGTATGGATCGGTGCAAACGCAATTGTATTGGCCGGAGTCACGATCGGCGAAGGAAGTGTTATCGCAGCAGGAAGTGTTGTAACAAAAGACATTCCTTCTCACGTCATCGCGGCAGGTATCCCCGCTGTAATCAAACGTAAATTATCAGACACGGGTAAATAA
- the rffA gene encoding dTDP-4-amino-4,6-dideoxygalactose transaminase: protein MGIRFNFPHQIGSELDYIKDSLTNGKLAGDGPYTHKCSQILEQYLGSPKVLLTHSCTAALEMAAILADVQPGDEVIMPSYTFVSTANAFVLRGAVPVFIDIRPDTLNIDESLIEAAITPKTKAIVPVHYAGVACEMDTILDIAAKHDLLVIEDAAQGLGSSYKGRKLGTLGDLAAISFHETKNIVSGEGGALAINNPAFHERAEIIREKGTNRSKFFRGEIDKYTWVDLGSSYLPSELVAAFLYGQLEKIDEINSKRIEIWNHYDKVIRPLEKQGLVSLTRHPEGCLHNAHMYYILTRTPQIQQAMLKALKNAGINAVFHYIPLHATEAGIKFGQTGSAMDVTDDAPWRLIRLPIYPDLERKELQFICETVRKEIKRLTNQD from the coding sequence ATGGGTATTCGATTCAATTTCCCCCATCAAATCGGTAGTGAACTGGATTACATAAAAGACTCGCTGACAAACGGAAAACTTGCCGGTGATGGACCTTATACACACAAATGCTCTCAAATCCTTGAGCAATATCTTGGCTCACCAAAAGTTCTGTTGACACATTCTTGTACAGCGGCCTTGGAAATGGCTGCCATCCTTGCCGATGTTCAGCCAGGTGACGAAGTCATAATGCCTTCATATACTTTTGTTTCCACGGCCAACGCATTTGTACTGCGAGGTGCTGTACCTGTTTTTATCGACATACGACCTGACACGTTGAACATTGACGAATCCCTTATAGAAGCTGCGATCACCCCTAAAACAAAAGCTATTGTTCCCGTGCATTATGCTGGCGTAGCATGCGAAATGGACACCATTCTCGACATCGCCGCCAAACACGATCTTCTTGTTATTGAAGACGCTGCACAAGGATTGGGAAGTTCATATAAAGGACGCAAACTAGGCACATTAGGAGATTTGGCCGCCATCAGTTTCCACGAAACGAAAAACATCGTTTCAGGGGAAGGCGGAGCCCTTGCGATAAACAACCCAGCTTTCCATGAGCGTGCTGAAATTATCCGCGAAAAAGGAACAAACCGTTCAAAATTTTTCCGTGGAGAAATAGATAAATATACATGGGTCGACCTTGGTTCTTCATATCTACCAAGTGAATTGGTCGCTGCGTTTCTTTATGGTCAACTCGAAAAGATCGACGAAATAAACAGCAAACGTATAGAGATATGGAACCACTATGACAAAGTTATACGCCCTCTGGAAAAACAGGGACTCGTTTCGTTAACTCGGCATCCTGAAGGCTGCCTGCATAATGCGCATATGTATTACATACTCACGCGTACCCCTCAAATCCAACAAGCGATGCTCAAGGCTCTGAAGAACGCAGGTATTAATGCAGTATTTCATTATATTCCATTACACGCCACAGAAGCAGGCATAAAATTCGGGCAAACCGGATCTGCAATGGATGTTACCGATGACGCTCCATGGCGATTAATCAGATTACCTATTTATCCAGACTTGGAACGCAAGGAACTCCAATTTATTTGTGAGACTGTGCGTAAAGAAATAAAAAGACTCACCAATCAGGATTAG